In Phaeodactylum tricornutum CCAP 1055/1 PHATR_bd_22x34 genomic scaffold, whole genome shotgun sequence, the genomic stretch CAAGACTGCCTGGTCTTCGTCGACCAGACCGCGATACACTCGACTCATTGAGCGATTGTACCAATCATACCAAGTTGGACGAAGCAAGTCTTGGTGGAGATTCCAAAGCGTAACTCCAATATTAATGTTCCAGTGGTTCCCCGGCTGATTGGTTGCCACAGCGTGGGCAAACAACATCACTTGAGGATCCGAGCCGTAAGTCGCGAAATCCAAGTCAAAGTTGCGAATCACAGCGTCTGAATCCAACACCAGGAGCTTGTCGTACTTTCCTTGGCGTAACGCGTAACTCAAAAGAGCAATCTTGTTGTACGTTGCTCGAGACTCCGGTACACTTGCCTCCGTTTCGTTCTTCGTCTCGTCCAACAAGTAGATACCGCTAGCCACGACAAAGTCGTGGCTGTGTACTCGTGCATACTCTTGATTCAGTGGCCGGCCAATATCAAATAACGGCTTGTAGAAGTCGGAGGTTGTTTGTGCAATCAACAGCCTGGGCCTTGTACTGTCGGCTGGAGGAATGCTCGATTGGTGGGTCGTTTTGGAGTACTCGTGCAGCTCCCAGGTCAGGGAAGACAAGCGCTCGAAAGGCGCCGGGTCCTCGAACCCCAAAGTGGACAAGGTTGGTAT encodes the following:
- a CDS encoding predicted protein; the encoded protein is MAGPKLTEAGFRMPKKEAPTLIEFRQRAPSLIICCILMMLTTRNLTHLHKLADVPNGEKIPTLSTLGFEDPAPFERLSSLTWELHEYSKTTHQSSIPPADSTRPRLLIAQTTSDFYKPLFDIGRPLNQEYARVHSHDFVVASGIYLLDETKNETEASVPESRATYNKIALLSYALRQGKYDKLLVLDSDAVIRNFDLDFATYGSDPQVMLFAHAVATNQPGNHWNINIGVTLWNLHQDLLRPTWYDWYNRSMSRVYRGLVDEDQAVLHNILREMPDENRPVRGVNKLFNGKEAALIQHIMRSSTATFAVMDESRVETMNAAAQETVALYKALLD